GGAGCAATCTTGCCGTTCAGTGGTGTGGCAATCTGCAGCAAGGTTTATCCGAGCTTTACCGCGTGACAAAACCGGGTGGGTGCGTTGCATTTACTACGCTTGCGGCAGGTTCACTGCCTGAACTGCATGAGGCCTGGCGTGGGATCGATACACGGGCGCATGCCAACCAGTTTTTATCCTTGACCGAGATAGAACAGGCGTGTCGACCGTGGCGTTGCGTATTAGCCAGCCGCACGGTCAGCCAGCGCTTTCCCGACGCCATGAGCGCTATGCGCTCGCTGAAAGGCGTAGGCGCCACCCACCTGCACGATGGTCGCAAAAATACCCTGCTGACGCGCGGGCAGCTGCAGCGGCTGAGCGCAGCGTGGCCCCGGCAAGACGGGCAGTACTCTCTTAGCTGGCAGATAATTTTTGGAGTAATTGAACGTGATTAAAAAATGGTTTGTGACCGGCACCGATACCGAAGTAGGAAAGACCGTCGCTAGCTGTGCGCTGCTGCAGGCGGCGAATACTGCCGGTTATCGTTCCGTGGGCTATAAGCCCGTGGCCTCTGGCAGTGAAATGACGCCTGAGGGCATTCGCAACAGCGACGCGTTAGCGCTGCAGCGCAATAGTGCGGTCAAACTGCCGTATGAGGAGATCAATCCGCTGGCTTTTCTTGAGCCGACCTCTCCGCACATCATTAGTGCTGAAGAGCAACGCCCGATTACCTTTTCTGCTATGTCCGCAGGGCTGGAAAAACTGGCTCACAAAGCCGACTGGATTCAGGTTGAGGGAGCGGGAGGCTGGTTTACGCCGCTATCAGACACCACGACATTTGCCGAATGGGCCATCAGCGAGCAGCTGCCGGTCATTCTGGTCGTGGGCGTGAAGCTTGGCTGCATTAATCATGCGATGCTCACGGCGCAGGCGGTGCTGGCGGCCGGGTTGCCGCTGGCAGGCTGGATAGCAAACGGCGTTCAACCAGCCGGAAAAAGGCACGCAGAATATCTTGCCACCCTCAAACAGCGGCTGCCGGCCCCGCTGCTGGGAGAGATTCCCTGGCTTGAGGATATCGGCGATCAAACCGCGCTTGGCCACTACCTCAATCTCACCGTTATTACGGCCTAAGCCGCAAGGCGACTGCAACAAAAGCCACGCCCGCAGCGAAGCCTCGGGCTGGCTCCCGCTTTAACATTTTCCCTAAAGACAAGGATTCTTTCCCGGTAGCAACGTCGATAGAGTATTTCATGATTTCAGTTGTCATGTGACAACCTTTATGAGATGCTTTTTTAGCCGGAGGAGATATGGCAAGAAAACGGCACCCGCAAAAAGAGATAGAGGCGGCATTAAGCTACGCAGAATGTCAGGGCTGGCGGGTGAAAGAGGGCGGCTCGCATTGCTGGGGAAAACTTTATTGCCCATGGAATGATAAAGCATGCCGGTGCGGGGAGTTTTGCATCAGCTGTGTCTGGGGCACGCCTCGCAGCGCAGAGAACCATGCCAGACAAATTCGCAGGCTTGTGGATGGATGTGCAAATATGGCCCCACGCAGCGCCCTGCATTAACAAGGAGAAGGCCATGGCGGCATACACGTTTACGCTTATTTTTACGCTACCCAAAGGGCAAAAAGATCCGGAGAAGTGGGTTGGTGCGCTGGGCGCCGGGGGGTGTGATGATGCTCTGGTTGGTATCGGTGTGACGGGGCGTATTGCCCTGAATTTCATCCGCGAGGCCGACACCGCAGAAGATGCCTTGCTCAGCGCGCTGAAGGACGTTTCAGGCATTATTCCTGGCGCTTTATTGGCTGAGGCGGCTCCTGATTTGGTGGGGTTGAGTGACGTAGCGGAACTGCTGGGCGTGTCCCGGCAGTATATACGCAAGATCATGGTTTCCCGGGAGGCATTTCCAGCGCCGGTACATGACGGGAAAACCGCGCTGTGGAATCTCGAGGCGGTTTTACGCTGGATGAACAGCTCAGGCGTGAAGGCCATACCTTCGCCTTTGCTGGATATCGCAAAAGTGACCCGGCAGTGCAACCTGCATCGCGCGATGGCGGATCTCAATCCAGCATTTCAGACCAAGCTGAAAAACCTCTAGCAGAGACCTTGCTCAGGGTTCAAGCCAGCCTGCAACGAGATTGTCGTCCAGCTGCGAAACATTCCCTTGTGCGACATTTCGGCCTTTATGCAGCAGGCAAAACTTGTCCGCTACCCGGCGTATAAACGGCAGTCGCTGTTCAACCAGCAGAATCGTCAACCCGAAATCGCGGTTTAAGCGCCGAATCAGGTTGCCCATTTCCGTAATAAACCGATGCCCTCCGCCGAGAGTGGGCTCATCCAGGATCAGCAGCTTAGGTTCTAAGACCAGCGCCCGGGCAAGCGCTAACTGCTGCTGTATATCTCCGCCGAGTTCGCCACTTTTCACCTGTCGCAGGCTGTAGAGTTCGGGAAACAGGTCATCAATCAGCGCAGGAATGACCCGGGGTGACTGATGACCCGCCATCATCGCTATCTGAAGGTTTTCCTCAACGCTAAGCTGGGAGAAGATGCGCCTGTCCTGTGGAACATAGCCGATACCCAGCGCAGTCCGGCGCTCAACGGGTTTATTGACCAGCTCCTCCGGCGGCTGACCCGCCTGTTGCCACAGCATGCTGCCGCTTTGTACCGGCAAATAGCCGGTAATGCAGTTTACGAGCGTGGTTTTTCCCTGGCCCGGCGCGCCAAGCACGCAGGTGCATTCTCCCGGGGTCAGTTCGAGGTCGAGGTTCCACAATATGTGATTATCACCGTAAAACTGATTAACAGCGTGTAAGCTAAGCATGGCTCATCTCCAGGGTTGGGGAGTCGTTTCCCCCCTTGATATGCTGCAATTAGCTTGCCAGCTTGGTGATAACACCTGAAAGAACCTCTCAGTTCAGGATAAAACTGAGTATTGCTTCCCGGTAACGGTGAAAGAGACATGCAGGCGTTAACTTTACTGCACCTGGCAGGTGCTAAAAAGAACGAATTTGGTGCAATAAAACGCCGTTTAACCTCAGGATATATCTTCATTTCGGGATCTTGCTCAAAGCGCCGGGGTATAGCGAAATCGAATGAATAAAAGCAAAAAATTTAGCAAAATTTTTTTTTTGCCCCCAACACAGAAAGATCAGGGATTTTTCCGAGTGGCTAAGCAAAAGGGCTTGATGCAGTTATCCACCATTCCTGTGGATAACCTTGTGTATTAGAGTTAGAAAACTTGAAGAAAGCGAGAGCGGACGCGGCCTGCGGGCAAATTGACGCGAAACCGGTCTTTGCGAAATATTCATTTAAATTCAAGTTGTTAAATAAAAGCAACCACTGCAATAAAACTGTCAAACATTAGCCAGAGGTTTCCTTACCTCGCTTGACAAATGTTAAAAGACGAAAAAATTTGGGGATAACCGCTAGCGGCTGGAGATTTATCTGCCTAAGGAGCAAATTGTGGGCAAACAACGCGGTAAAAACGGTCGTTAGCGGGCGTAGTAAAAATGATAACTGGTGTTTTATACAGTTTTCTACTGGCAAAAATCGTGCTGCCGGGTAAAATTACTCTCCGGCCCGCTCGTTTCTTCATCAGGTAGCCCGTTCATGAGTAAAGCGTTCAAACTGAATTCCGCATTTAAACCTTCTGGCGACCAGCCGGAAGCAATCCTTCGCCTGAAAGACGGGCTAGAAAATGGGCTGGCACACCAGACGCTGCTGGGTGTAACGGGGTCAGGCAAAACCTTCACCGTGGCAAACGTAATAGCCGACCTCCAGCGTCCAACGATGGTGCTGGCGCCGAACAAAACCCTGGCGGCGCAGCTTTACGGCGAAATGAAAGAGTTCTTCCCGGACAATGCGGTTGAGTTTTTTGTCTCCTATTACGACTACTATCAGCCTGAAGCCTATGTGCCCAGCTCTGACACCTTCATTGAAAAAGATGCCTCGGTGAACGAACACATCGAGCAGATGCGTTTGTCGGCGACCAAAGCGCTGCTCGAACGCCGGGACGTCATCGTGGTGGCATCCGTGTCGGCTATCTACGGTCTGGGCGATCCTGATCTGTACCTGAAGATGATGCTTCACCTGACGAAGGGCATGATCATCGATCAACGTTCGATCCTGCGTCGCCTCACTGAATTGCAATACACGCGTAACGATCAGGCGTTCCAGCGCGGTACGTTCCGCGTCCGAGGGGAAGTGGTCGATATCTTCCCGGCAGAATCAGACGATCTTGCGCTGCGCGTGGAGCTGTTTGATGAAGAAGTTGAA
This Klebsiella michiganensis DNA region includes the following protein-coding sequences:
- a CDS encoding biotin biosynthesis protein BioC (methyltransferase; acyl carrier protein involved in an unidentified step in the synthesis of pimeloyl-CoA, a biotin precursor; member of the bio operon (bioABFCD); in Escherichia coli, bioC-null mutants require biotin for growth), which produces MTQLVDKVAVAAAFSRAAGSYERFAELQRVCGDNLLAEVTNRPAASVLDAGCGTGWYSRIWRDRGSEVLALDISKAMLERCRQTQSAHRFLEGDIESVPLDDEQVDLAWSNLAVQWCGNLQQGLSELYRVTKPGGCVAFTTLAAGSLPELHEAWRGIDTRAHANQFLSLTEIEQACRPWRCVLASRTVSQRFPDAMSAMRSLKGVGATHLHDGRKNTLLTRGQLQRLSAAWPRQDGQYSLSWQIIFGVIERD
- the bioD gene encoding dethiobiotin synthetase (DTB synthetase; dethiobiotin synthase; involved in production of dethiobiotin from ATP and 7,8-diaminononanoate and carbon dioxide; contains magnesium); protein product: MIKKWFVTGTDTEVGKTVASCALLQAANTAGYRSVGYKPVASGSEMTPEGIRNSDALALQRNSAVKLPYEEINPLAFLEPTSPHIISAEEQRPITFSAMSAGLEKLAHKADWIQVEGAGGWFTPLSDTTTFAEWAISEQLPVILVVGVKLGCINHAMLTAQAVLAAGLPLAGWIANGVQPAGKRHAEYLATLKQRLPAPLLGEIPWLEDIGDQTALGHYLNLTVITA
- a CDS encoding DNA-binding protein; translated protein: MAAYTFTLIFTLPKGQKDPEKWVGALGAGGCDDALVGIGVTGRIALNFIREADTAEDALLSALKDVSGIIPGALLAEAAPDLVGLSDVAELLGVSRQYIRKIMVSREAFPAPVHDGKTALWNLEAVLRWMNSSGVKAIPSPLLDIAKVTRQCNLHRAMADLNPAFQTKLKNL
- a CDS encoding branched-chain amino acid ABC transporter ATP-binding protein, which produces MLSLHAVNQFYGDNHILWNLDLELTPGECTCVLGAPGQGKTTLVNCITGYLPVQSGSMLWQQAGQPPEELVNKPVERRTALGIGYVPQDRRIFSQLSVEENLQIAMMAGHQSPRVIPALIDDLFPELYSLRQVKSGELGGDIQQQLALARALVLEPKLLILDEPTLGGGHRFITEMGNLIRRLNRDFGLTILLVEQRLPFIRRVADKFCLLHKGRNVAQGNVSQLDDNLVAGWLEP